Within Paralichthys olivaceus isolate ysfri-2021 chromosome 19, ASM2471397v2, whole genome shotgun sequence, the genomic segment TGTGGTTTGATGAACATGTCCTGATTTCTGTCTCGTCTCTTTGTTCCACAGCGGAAAAGGTGACGTCTCTGGGGAAAGACTGGCACAAGTTCTGCCTGAAATGTGAACGCTGCAACAAGACGTTGAATCCAGGAGGCCACGCTGAGGTAAAAGGATCTGACCTCGATAAAACTGAAGCTTTCAACTTTCCTTGACTTTCAACAGCCACTGATGAAACAGATTAtcacacaagagagagagagaaaggatcaacctgatgaaaataaatgaaattctGTAACTATAAAAACTACTTGATgttttaaatacacactgtgACCTCAGCAGTGAGTCGACGGTGACCTTCTGACCACACCTCTCACAGAGAGCGCATGCTGTATGTTGATGTTACACTCTGGATTTCCAAAAAAGgttatttatttctctccttTGCTTCATGTTTTTGGCATCATgtgaaacaaactaaacaaactaagcctttcctctctgtgttggaATAGTGCAACAGTGGTGGGTTGCTTTgctcactctcctctctctcttccatttGACAGCATGACGGGAAGCCTTATTGCCACAAGCCCTGCTATGCCGCCCTCTTTGGGCCAAAAGGTGCAAGTTCTTGTCTAGAAGTCAACGTGATCCGTTCTGATTATTTCCATGTTCGTAAATGCATCGTTTGCGTGTGTTTCAGGCGTGAACATCGGCGGAGCTGGTTCCTACGTGTACGACGCTCCTGTCAATGAAGCCCCTGGtgctgtttccatggaaactaATGCTAAACcgcaggaggagaaaaaagccCCGGCACGGGGCCCAGTGAAGGGTGAGAAGTAAAAAATAGGAAAGCCATCTTCTGTTAGGAAGTTGAATTCAGAGTTCTAGAGCAGAATCTTCTCTGGAGGTTTAGATCAGGTCTCTGGAGTTGATCAAGAGGACGAACTCAGAGAGGAAGACAATTCTCAGGTTAGAGTCACGGTGATTGTCAGTGATAatttgaagatgtgtgtgtttgagcagaaAAGTTTGGACGAGATACAAGATTGTACGTGTAAAAAAAACCACTGCACACAAACTGACCCAAGTTGTAAATCTGCAGATCagaaaaatatcttgtagttgTAATCTTCCCGCAGCAAATAATCTCATTACAATTCTGTCACTTTTCCAGCTGCGAGCTTCTCGTCTTTCTCTGGAGGACCCGACATCTGCCCCAGGTGTAACAAGACGGTATATTTCGGTGAGCACATCGCATCTTTTCATTTGCACATATCTAATTCAACGAGTTGCCATAGTGACTGTCTCCATGGTGGCCTGTGTGTGCAGCCGAGAAGGTGTCGTCTCTCGGGAAGAACTGGCACCGGCCCTGTCTGCGCTGTGAGAGATGCAGTAAGACTCTGTCTCCCGGCAGCCACGCAGAGGTAAGATACGGGACAATTCTTTTATTGTGCGATCTTATCTTGCTGTTTTTGATTGATGAAACTATATATGGAATTGTTGTCTTCCTCTTACAGCACGATGGACAGCCTTACTGCCACAAACCGTGCTACGCTGTGCTGTTTGGACCCAAAGGTGAGAAGTCAGAGACTGTGGGCAGCAGAGTGGCTGGTCAAAtgatcttgatcgccccctggtggcttgctgcactattggtcaaaacctggggggggggggttcatgtAAGAATTTTGTTGGGTAAATTGactccgtctctctctttctctctctcaggagtAAACACTGGCGGTGTTGGCAGCTACATCTATGACGAGCCCGAAGCTGAAGCTCAGCCTTGAGCTCTGACATAGAACCACTTCCAGGACGTCTCTTTAATTTGCCTTCAAGTGTCATGGTGACAAATGACATGTACTGTACTCACAGGGATGGATATTTAGACATTTATGTTGTATTTGTACATTGTTTATATATCTATTTTTTGTACTGAAACAAACCTTTAACATATCCTCCCTGGTGTGAGTTTCAGATTTGCCTTTCAGTTCCTTGGTTCTCTTTGCCAAATTTTTTATCAGCCTGTTACGTAtagtgaattgttttttgtttcactcATGATTAATAGTTTTTCAGACTTTTGTGCACTTGAAACAcgaaattattaaaaaaaagaagtaccAGCCAAACAATTTACTGTCAGTGTTGATCCAGGCTCGAAAGTGAAGGTGTAGACGTAGTGAAGTTACACACAGACGCGTGTTTTACTGAATGTTATGAGGGTGAgtttgtgaacaaaaacattttctgcagtAAAACTGTGTCATACAAAATGTTTGCGTGTGTTTGATTGCTGGTtggtccttggtggaggtatgtgtcCTAATGAGTCACTCTAGTTTAAAATCAGGCTCACAGATGAGTATTTAAGCCTTAATGTCAGTTTTAATGTAGACCAGAAGCTGATCCGTCAACAGGTATCATGAGATCTGAAATAAACAACCAGGCTACATTGACCTTGTATTTTAGTCCAGGAATATAAGCAGATCCCATAATAATAACATCCGGTAATGTCCTCACCTGATCATTCACATTCCTGCCTTGTTACAGGACGTCTCTGTTATCACGTCTGGTCCTGTTGATCCTGTTCCAAAGAAAAAGGTAAAAACGTCACTGACAGGATGAGGTTGGAAACACCTCATTACTCACCTCTTGACTGGAAACGCGAAGATGAGACGTGTCAAGCTGCGCAGAATAAAACCAGGAGAattttattacaaaataatggtgtagaaagtgacaaaaacactacagtaaaaataaactaaattgaTAAGAGAGTAAACAAACACTACAGTGAAAGCTGTATTATATCtacatgcattttttaaa encodes:
- the LOC109643499 gene encoding cysteine-rich protein 2-like, whose product is MASKCPKCDKTVYFAEKVTSLGKDWHKFCLKCERCNKTLNPGGHAEHDGKPYCHKPCYAALFGPKGVNIGGAGSYVYDAPVNEAPGAVSMETNAKPQEEKKAPARGPVKAASFSSFSGGPDICPRCNKTVYFAEKVSSLGKNWHRPCLRCERCSKTLSPGSHAEHDGQPYCHKPCYAVLFGPKGVNTGGVGSYIYDEPEAEAQP